The nucleotide sequence AACCACAAGCGAGAGAACACATTTggggagattttcttttttttatttcttctttttttgcttcacTTACCACCTATAACACTGTAACCACCATATACATTGCAAATGCTCACTTAAGATACTATCTTAAATTTTAACCTTTTCTATCTCTATGCCTTAGTTAATGCTTAAAGAAAACAATCATGTAAAACTAAGATGATGTAAAGCCTGCACTATCCTAACTTTAAGCTTCTGAAGAGGAAAACTCAACACAATAACAGAGAGCctaacaaaggagagagagctcAAACATTCAAAGGAGTCCTTTTCCCCATTCAGATGGATATACTGAATAGCAGTGTCCATTTATACAGATATACCTTCCACAAGCTCATATGTTACAATATATCTTTGTGAAAGACAGTGTTGAAAATTCTAATCTGTCCTTGATGAGAATTTTCTTCACTCTGTTTGAAATAAAAGTAAGTCCATGGACTattacaccaataaaaaaaaaaaaaacaaatgaagacaTGTATAATATAACCATTGAGAAGCAATGCTTATAGCGGTTAATGGCTTGTTGGCACTTTCTCTAGGGAAAAAAGTTTATTCTAAAAATACAATGAAAGTGAAACAAGCAATACAAACTCCCTGGAAAACAGAATTTGCGTGTGTACCAAAAAGCCATTTTCTTCATAGATTCCCAAAAGTAAACATATGAAGCAGTGGAGTATGTTCCTACCACAGCATTCGTGGGATCACATAGCACCACTACTGCACTACAATCGTGGTCAAAAACCAATGACCAGAGATCTCCCAACGTCTGAGTAGTCGGCCATTCCGTCACTATGTACTCTCGTGGATGGGTGTAGCCCTGAAAAGATGGGACCAAACTCCtgggaaatgaaaggaagaaaacactGACAGAGAGAAGGCAGAACATGCCACGAGTCTTTACACATTCACACTCAGAAGGATtactgggaaaaggaaaaatgccaCAGATATTAGAAGTGAATACATTGTTAGACATTCAGTGGGATGCTTTTGTCATCTCATGGAGAGATTCATGGTTATGGAAGACACAGCCAATGAAAACGGATGCACATAATCAAGCTTGGATAAAATCAAGGAGCTGGAAGTGAGTCAAGGGACAGTATATGGTATCCAAGGCTGGATCTCATAATTGTGTACTTGACTACGTAAATCAGCCAACAGCATTCAATTTCTGGTGTTTATGAGAagctattaaaaaacaaaatatttcttcCATGCACATTTACTTTATACACAAACTGTCAAATGTTTAGGGAATTTTTTCTGCTGGTTGATTCACCTGTAAAGTGCTGTTGCAAAGTGTTTGAACAATAAGAACAGCTCAGCATATGAAAGTACAGATTCCCAGTATCTTACCAGATTTCCGGAGGACTCATGAGGCATCCACTAAGTAAAAGTATACCGTATCTAAAAACATTGCAAATGCTACTTGCTCTATTGCTTTTTGGCTCACAATTCAATGCCTAAAATTCAATGCTGTGGCATCATCAGCACCTTACCGAAGCCTCTGCTAGAAGAGGGTTGCAGAGGACCACAACGGATGTTACATCGTGGTCGTACACAAGAGACCAGAAGTCCGAGATGGTCGACCTTAGGGGCCATTCAGCCACAACGTATTCTCGAGGCCTTAAGTAACCCTTTGCAGCCGCCAAAAAATACAAGATGGGGAAAAGCATGGGATCAAAATTAAGGTGAGAGGGtcgcacagaaaaaaaagaaaaagaaaacggtgcATGAACTGCTGTAAGGCTGACTTTCAATACAAAAGTCAGGAACCTCACCTTAGACTGGATAGGGTTTTTGAGCACCAGTAATTTCTAACAGGATATGGGTTCAAAATGCAAAATATTCATCtcaaatatgcaaaaatatccTTGAAAAATCAGGGTCAGAATCCATGATGCAAAGACAGATTTATATGAGGCATGCACTGGGTCATCAGCATGGGTAAGGTGCAACTGGTATAACTATATGGTCTGGGATTGAGGTACAGTCATGACACTGAAAATGCCTTTTAACTTGTATTGAACAGAAGTATTTTCATGTAAGATAACTTAACAGCTAATGTAATATtcagattctaaaaaaaaaaaaaatggcaataaaaagaaaaaaaataaagacagatttAAAATCAAACAAGATATAAAATCACTAAACTATAATTTAGGTGTCAGTATGATAAATAGCTTGAAGACGTAGAAAAGTATCACAAGTCAATTAAGCTATGTctattaattcaaaaaaaaaatatataaagcaaaaaataagTTATACATAGACAGAATAGATGAGAAAAATCTAAAAGGTTAAATGAAAGTTCCTGGAAATGAGTAAATGATTGAAAGCAGGAGAAGTCGatgtaaagaaaacaaaggaaattgaTGAGAATCAGAAACAGATACTAGATAGAAGAATAGAATCAAGAGAAATGAATTGATATGAggtgaaagaaagatgagagagttAGTAGAcattagacaagaaaaaagggaaaaaaagaaaagagatgagaaaaagagtaagacatgaaaaaaaaagagaataaagagaagagagaaaaagtaaagaggagagaaagatagacatagatagaaaaagagagagaaaaaagagagagaaagagagagagaaaagagtgaaagagagagagaaagagaaagagagagagatagagagaaagagagagagaaagagagagaaagagagagagagacagagagagagacagagacagagacagtgacagagagacagagagagagaaacagacagagagagatttttttttactcacgtgGAACACAAAGAACATTGCGATTCTTGACTCTGTTATCAGCTCGATGGCCACCTGCACAATCTCCAATGGTAAATCTGGGAGTCATCTTGCAAATTTGCTGAAATTTGATGAAGAGATTAACTTTCTTACTTATCAACTAATACTCACTTAAACTAAAAATACTGAATGAAACACGATCTCTTTTTAGTTTCTTAGATTTCTTGAAAAAAAGTCAGATTTAAATGCTATTCTTTAAATCCTCTGCTAAAATCCTATAGGATGAGGATTCTGCAATACACATTTTTGATATGAATGTATCAGGGGCAAATCcaggagggaaagtggggaaaaatGTGAATAATATTTTTGACCTAAAACTATACAACGGAAAAATTTCAGTAAATGTACATCATCAATCACATTAATTAGCataaaagtaacatgaagattACCGCTACAATTCCCTTTTCAAATATCCTGGATTAGCTGCTGATATGCACTATGAATAATTCTATTTCCATTTCGGGTAATTTATACAAGTAAAGAAAATTGAAATCAGTTAATATGATATTAACATCAAGTTATTCTTTGTAACTACCAAGAAAGGCAATTCTGAAGCATATATTTTCATCTACTCATAATTTAAACGTTTTACATGTCATACTTACTTAATTTTCCTAAAGCACCAGAAATGCTCAGTCTGTTTACTGTTTGTTTGTCGTCAAATTTCAATTTTAAGAGTGACAAACGACCAAATGTTATcaacaagaaaaatgagaaaggtcCCAGAACATTTAAAACAATGACACTGATTGTAACTAGAATAACTAGATTTTTAAGGTGATAACCAATATTTTGTATCAAATAGAATAGAACATGATCATACTTCTATATACTCTGTATACTGCCAATGCAGGAAATATACaactgtaatattatttatatatatatatatatatatatatatatatatatatatatatatatatatatatatatatatatatatatatatatatatatatatataatattatgttggcGAAGGGAGTGACTAAAATAGGTGTGAAAgttatatttgattttaattcATTTGGTGAACCTTTACTGACATGAGGTATTCCAtaaatgtaaacatttttttttattaaagttactAGTGTTTCCTACAAGTAATTTTGACTATATAAGACATAAGAGATATGAATAATTTGACTAACAAGGCTAACACTATCACAAATTTGTGCAGCAAATTAATGTTGTGCAAAACAACTGTAACCGTCTTTTGTGaaattctaaaattattttattctttacagTCCAGCGGAATTTATTGTTAAGCATGGGGACTGCGTGTGCTATACATAGAGACAAGACAATTTTGAGAGCAGAATTTGGGAGGTTCGTTTAAGCTTATGTTAAATGTGTTACGGGTTTGATTTTCGCAAAGGTAACATGACTTCACAAATTACCACTTTAAAAAATCCTATAGACATTCAAAGCCACATGGGAAATTCATGGACCAAATCCGGTTGTGAGACTCGTACAAGCTAAAATCTACACCGATTCATTTCTGTTGAAAAATAAATAGGTATGGGATATAGTCAAACTTGAATTCATAATTTCCCACTTATAAAATTCCATAGGAAATAGTACTGTAAGCCATGTATCACATTAACAGAATATAGTCATTGTATcacaatatattgaaatataacaAAGAATTTGCATCACTTCAAGGTATTACTATCAACCTAAACTCCTTATACACTTATATCATTCATACATAAAGTGATTTAACACTGCAACTTTGTACACAATATGATAGTATGCAAACAAACCAAGACTTCAGAATGCAAACCAAAATTCATAGTAATATACACGtcaacaacttaaaaaaaaaaaaaaaaaaaaaaaaaaaaaaaattttacttccaCAAGATTTTCAAATTGCTCACGAAAAAATAAGCTTTATATAACCTTTACTCCTCAGAGCTGAAAGgctttatattctatatcataccATCTTATGCTCAACGTCacaattctaaaaaaagaaagaaaaaaaaaaaatcaacagcaccACTTAAAACGGTGTGGGACTCTGAATGACTCTTATTCCCTGGTTTGCATATTGCCTAAgagtgtctttatttatttatttattattatatttttcacaaaCTAAAGAGCAAGATAAAGCGTACACGTTCTTTCACATCATGCCTCGACAAATCACAGGAAGAAGATCAGTCTCACAAAGTGAAGGACTTTGATTAATCTCATCACAGGCATTTCTTCATCGaatctaacacacacataatattacgATTTCATGAGCTTATCACCAGCGATTGTGAAACACAGGATAAAATGTAATTACAACAATCAGCCTCAATTTGCATAAAGACATCACGGCATATCTACAACTGCATTATcctttatatatgcaaaacatgTACACTTATACTTTGATATTTGGTATAAAATCTTGTTGGTATATGCTGGCATGGCATGTAGCATTTAAGTAGATGAGAAGcatgatcatatatatactatctgttgAAGCTGTTTTCCTCTCCCGCCGTGAAAGCttgtaaagaaagaaattaaatcgTTATATACTTTTTAATGGATTATGCTACACTTCTGGACCAAATGCAATTacatgaaaatattcattcttattacatAAATTGATGTAAAATATATTCCCTCAATAAAGCAAACGATATGCAAATTGTACAAGATACAAGTAAATGAAaggattttattcctttttcttcattctatCAATCCTCTGtctacacacgcgcacacgcgcacacaacatcgctacacacacacacataaacacaacagacacccacacacacacaacacctacacacaccgcacacacacacacacgcacgccccacacacacacacacacacacacacacacacacacacacacacacacacacacacacacacacacacacacacacacacacacacacacacacacacacacacacacaaacacacacacacacacacacacacatacacgcattgttattcatatgtggataataatgataataataatgatgatgatgataataataataattaatgataatgataatgataatgataatgataatgataacgataacgataacgataacgataacgataatgataataataatgataatgataataataataagatgatgttattatcatcatcattactctcattattactattatcattattattactaccatcattactactactactactatcattaccgtcgtttccatcatcaccatcattattattattaccgttattcctCTAActatcacttttataatcatactgttaccattatcacctAGTCTCACAaacatgatattatattatttcattccttgttttttcctttcccataatTCCAAACATTAACGTGTTTAATAATATGAACTATGATATAAGCCTATATCGCTCTGTGCTtatcgaaagaagaagaaaatataaaagaaaaagaaaaagcagaagaacatgaagaagatatagaagaagaaaagaaaaaagaagaagaaaaagaagaaaaaaaagacgacgaagaaaaaaaaaagaagcaaaaagtaaaagagagagaaaacaaaaggattAACACTTACTTCAAATTCAACTTGATATTCGCTTTTGTTGCCTAAGACCTTCATCGATTTATGCTTCAGCCGCTGTGAGAGTTCACTGACTGGGAAGAAAGAGTAGCCGCACAGTAGAAACTCCTCGAGAGCATCAAACACAAATCGGTACTGGTCCTGTacggtgagaaaaagaaaggaaaattagtttttttttatatatgtgtacccttcgtttgtttatctatctatctatctgtctgtctgtctgtctgtctatctatctatctatctatctatctatctatctatctatctatctatctatctatctatatatatatatatttcgtctcTGTAGTGAATAAACTTCTGTTAAGTAATTTGGTTCTGTAAGTTAAATTTTTTAAGACGCTTTATACTTTCAATTTTCTCCTTCACATCATACCTCAAATAAACTAATAATGCGAGGTGTTCTAGAGTGATTATATTTTTTGCGGAATACGATAATATACCCGGAAGAAAATATACAGTGGAAATCACCAAACTTACCACTGTCTCAATAAGTCCACGGCGTGCCTGTCTCATCTTCTTCAGGTAACCATATAGATCGAACTTCCCATCTTCTTCGTGTAATTCCAAGTTGGCATCGATGGACATGAAGACCCCAGTTCTGGCACCACCGTCACTGTAAAGAGGTGGTAACAGTGAATTCACGATCATGATTATAGTTTTCGATGTAGTACTTTATGATTTAGTTAAATTATTCAGATTACATAcattaattaaagataatataaggtattaaaaaaaaagaatcgtaaTGTTCGAATTGAGGGTTTCATAACTCTAtggatgaatggaaaaacacttccgtgctgatacaatggaagaaaaactctACGGTCACTTAACCCACGtttcgttgtctttttttttatttcaggaaTCCTTTTTTACACTAATAAgtagttattaatttatttgtgtttatttattctattatcattattataatcataatcataataataatgataataataatgataataataataataataataattattattattattattatattaatattaatattatcattattattattgttattactattattattattattattattaatattattgttattatcattattattattgttactattattatctaggAATAAGGGTTACCTATAATTAAGATTCAACAtgataatcacataaaaaaacatgatttgATTGAAATGTAGTATAATCGCATAGGTCGTCTTCCATACTGGCAACATCTAAGGAACTTTAGTTTACGTGAAACGGAGAGTAAGTATCTAGATTCAAACTTGACATTATATTTATAAAGGGATACATAGCGAATAGATGCAACAAAGAATGTACCAGCAGGAATTTAGGGAAGCATGTTAAGCGTATACCCAgcatcactttatatatatatatatataaaatatatatatatatatatatatatatatatatatatatatatatatatatatatatatatatatatatataaactgcgtAATGGCAGAACATCCCAGTACAATGCTCAGAGAAAAGCAAACATCTCCGGTGATTGTGACAAGATGCAAAATATGTATCCTGTAGGCGAGGACGGGGGCCAAGACGAAGGAGAGCAaacgtaaatatatgtaaatgtaaattctccctcaggtgcatctgacaaaaCGAGACCTCGGTAGACAGTCTCCTCTCCACACTGCCCTTCCTCGTCGCTTTCCAGCCGTTATGCTTCTCACTGTTTTGGTCTTCGAGaactgctgctgttactactcTAGATTATGTTGTTAGTTTTGCTGTCACACTATCGTGACTGGTGTGTTTGCACgctcacaaacaccacatacatacatacatacatacatactatacatacatgcatacaacgtgcatacatactgcatacatccTGAACAGAGAATTATTGCCTATACAATCCAAACCTGATCATCCACGGCACAAGTACCACAGGCTGGGGGCTCACTTCCATTCTGTGACTCACCTGCAATGCACAATAGTGGGGGCCATCAGCGGGTAATATGTTCGCTCTCATCCATAATCTGATCCTTCTGCGGAACTCAAGAAGCGCGTTAATGAAGGGCTGCGTATGTGAGGGCCACTCAGTGTAGTGGAACTGCACCACCTCCCGAGAATCTGACTGCGGgcgagatgaaaaaagaaggatgagTAACTGgtcattaatgattattatgatgatggtgataataatgataataatgataataataataataataatgataaaaatatatgataataataataataacaatataataataataacaataataataatataatatcgctattatcatcattattgttatttgcattaCAAGTATAATCTTTCATTTAATAGTCAGGGCTGACATTTTGGTTGACAGCTATTCCAGTCAATATTTACTTGTACTGTGAAAGGAATAATTGATGCTGCTTAAGCTGTTCATCATGAATCTCAgaggatattcatatatatgaagaataatcaaaacaaagtaaataggatttatatatcatatattcgaGTTAATTATCTAACTCTACCCATATacatctctgtatgtgtgtgtgtgtgtgtgtgtgtgtgtgtgtgtgtgtgtgtgtgtgtgtgtgtgtgtgtgtgtgtgtgtgtgtgtgtgtgtgtgcatacggcAACGTGAAATGATCAGACGCTCATACATGGCCGTCGCTGGTGAGCCTGATGGTACGGATCGGAAGTGGCCAGCTGCTCTCTTTCAGCAGTTCACTTTGATTCCCTCGTAGTGGTCGCAGCAGCCAACCATCGCCGGCCAGTACTGAACGCACATCACCTGCGAAGAACACATTTCAGATAATGGCGCATGAGGACGATATCGATTAATATGTGAAATTAATTGATAACTTAGAAATGCTAGTgaattcatgtatacacacacacacacacacacacacacacacacacacacacacacacacacacacacacacacacacacacacacatatatatatatatatatatatatatatatatatatatatatatatatatatatatatattatatacatatatatatatatatatatatatatatatatatatatatattatatattatatatatatatatatatatacacacatatacacatatatatactatacacacacacacacacacacatatatatgtatatatatatatatatatatatatatatatatatatatatatatatcatatatatactgtacatatatacgatatgtatatgaattataatacacAACTTAAcataaccacacacccacactgttatatatataattatataatatatatatatatatatatatatatatatatatatatatatatatatatacttattactatctatctatctatctatctatctctctcttattcttctatcTTATCgttctctcttattatctttctttattatgtatatatataatatatatatatatatatatatatatatatatatatatatatatatatatatatatatatacatatatatacatatatataaatgtatacaatatatacgtatatgtatatatgaatatataaatacacaaacattcacacatacacacacacacacacacacacacacacacacacacacacacacacacacatgtgtatatatatatatatatatatatatatatatatatatatatatatatatatatatttatctatctatctatctatctatctatctatctatctatctatctatctatctatctatctatatatatatatattatgtgtgtgtgtaaaaaaaaagatatatatatatatatatatatatatatatatatatatatatatatatatatacatatgttcttctttta is from Penaeus monodon isolate SGIC_2016 chromosome 12, NSTDA_Pmon_1, whole genome shotgun sequence and encodes:
- the LOC119579705 gene encoding LOW QUALITY PROTEIN: receptor-type tyrosine-protein phosphatase kappa-like (The sequence of the model RefSeq protein was modified relative to this genomic sequence to represent the inferred CDS: deleted 3 bases in 2 codons; substituted 1 base at 1 genomic stop codon), coding for MATKVECHSMRHALKEANELKNQNKRVLPYDYNRVVLEPLPDSPDSDYINASYVDSLLTPKAYVATQGPLENTIADFWRMVWQEKTRLIVMLTKTFDFIKVMCVQYWPAMVGCCDHYEGIKVNCXKRAGPLPIRTIRLTSDGHSDSREVVQFHYTEWPSHTQPFINALLEFRRRIRLWMRANILPLMAPTIVHCSDGGARTGVFMSIDANLELHEEDGKFDLYGYLKKMRQARRGLIETVDQYRFVFDALEEFLLCGYSFFPVSELSQRLKHKSMKVLGNKSEYQVEFELSRRERKTASTDSIYMIMLLIYLNATCHASIYQQDFIPNIKVQICKMTPRFTIGDCAGGHRADNRVKNRNVLCVPLKRHFQCHDCTSIPDHIVIPKLLVLKNPIQSKVRFLTFVLKGYLRPREYVVAEWPLRSTISDFWSLVYDHDVTSVVVLCNPLLAEASWMPHESSGNLVRYWESVLSYAELFLLFKHFATALYRFTSNICGIFPFPSNPSECECVKTRGMFCLLSVSVFFLSFPRSLVPSFQGYTHPREYIVTEWPTTQTLGDLWSLVFDHDCSAVVVLCDPTNAVNYPPFWPEKQKSMKYGPVFTIDHISHQHYQNIRSWVFKISKKIISPHRTRLGAVVDEMQGKNIVSLTELMAGIKAEPKTCHLFQLMCWPQGHKVPTSTNALVELMNMVERWRQRTGYGPVVVVSPDGMSRAGVYCAANACIEQVIQHGEVDVFQAVKTVRRHRPQLINNMTEYKYCYDLVLHYVLHFLSKEVKK